The genomic region ATAGACGGTCTTCCACGGCGGGAAGTCCGCGGGCAGCGCCCGCCACACGATCCCGTTGTGGGTCACGTAGAGGATCGCGTCCACGATGTCACGCCGGTCGTGTTTCTCGGGCCGGCCGTCCTTCGGTGCCGGAGGCAGCAACGGCTGCACGTGGGCCCACTCCTGGTCGGACAGATCCGACGGATACCGGTGCGATCGCGCCATGTCCGGACCCTGACCAGCCCACCCCGCCAGCCCAGCCCGCCACACCGAGAAGATCAGGAACAGACCACACTCGGCACACGAAACAAAGATCCAGGACAGGCACTGAGCCGCGCGTCGGGAGGCTGTTGCCCGGCGGTGGAAAGCCACGGACCACGCCCGGAGTTCTCGGTGCGCTGGTGGCCCACCTGACGGGTACACCCTGCTCCGGGCGCTGTCGCGAGCGCCGGCGCCGGGTGGCCGGAGGG from Parafrankia discariae harbors:
- a CDS encoding transposase; the encoded protein is MARSHRYPSDLSDQEWAHVQPLLPPAPKDGRPEKHDRRDIVDAILYVTHNGIVWRALPADFPPWKTVY